One genomic region from Streptomyces sp. NBC_01431 encodes:
- a CDS encoding carboxymuconolactone decarboxylase family protein: MSSLTPKSAVRRIFIDKQSPKAHHALVQTSEAVRAVAAEAGLDRTAVELINLRVSQINGCAYCLDVHTRAALRAGETTQRLGVLAAWRDTQLFTPTQRAALALAEATTEPADTAAQESAYATARDVLTDDQISAAIWVAVTINAFNRVSIMSKHPVRAER; encoded by the coding sequence TTGAGCAGCCTCACGCCGAAGTCCGCGGTCCGGCGGATCTTCATCGACAAGCAGAGCCCCAAGGCCCACCACGCGCTGGTGCAGACATCGGAAGCGGTGCGGGCGGTCGCGGCCGAGGCGGGGCTCGACCGGACCGCCGTGGAGCTGATCAATCTGCGCGTGTCGCAGATCAACGGCTGCGCCTACTGCCTCGACGTGCATACCCGGGCCGCCCTCCGCGCAGGCGAGACGACACAGCGGCTGGGAGTGCTGGCGGCCTGGCGGGACACCCAGCTGTTCACTCCCACCCAACGGGCGGCGCTCGCACTGGCGGAGGCGACGACCGAGCCGGCCGACACCGCCGCACAGGAATCCGCCTACGCCACCGCCCGAGACGTACTCACCGACGACCAGATCTCCGCGGCGATCTGGGTGGCGGTCACCATCAACGCGTTCAACCGGGTCTCGATCATGAGCAAGCATCCGGTACGGGCGGAGCGATGA
- a CDS encoding pirin family protein: MSNVEAGPVEVRRGSRMDGTQSARVARVDVLSPRDVPLGGPRAMTVRRTLPQRARTLIGAWCFADHFGPDDVSETGGMDVAPHPHTGLQTVSWLFSGEIEHRDSLGSHAFVRPGELNLMTGGHGISHSEVSTLRTTVLHGVQLWVALPGEHRDTERDFQHYVPEPVRVDGAEIRVFLGALGGAASPVPTFTPLLGAEVVLEPRAALTLSVNPRFEHGVLVDRGDVRLADTPLRTAELGYVHRGTDALTLSNESDETARMVLLGGTPFEEEIVMWWNFIGRSHEDIVQARADWQNLSDRFGAVDGYPGERLAAPVLPNAVITPRGNPPRD; the protein is encoded by the coding sequence ATGAGCAACGTCGAAGCAGGGCCCGTCGAAGTGCGCCGCGGATCCCGGATGGACGGCACACAGTCGGCGCGGGTGGCGCGGGTCGACGTGCTCTCCCCACGTGACGTGCCGCTGGGCGGCCCGCGAGCGATGACCGTGCGGCGCACACTGCCGCAGCGTGCCCGGACCCTGATCGGAGCCTGGTGCTTCGCCGATCACTTCGGCCCCGACGACGTTTCCGAGACGGGCGGGATGGACGTCGCCCCGCATCCGCACACCGGACTGCAGACGGTCAGCTGGCTGTTCAGCGGGGAGATCGAGCACCGCGACAGCCTGGGCAGCCACGCTTTCGTACGGCCCGGTGAGCTGAACCTCATGACCGGCGGGCACGGCATCAGTCACTCGGAGGTCTCCACCCTCCGCACCACCGTCCTGCACGGGGTTCAGCTGTGGGTAGCGCTTCCCGGGGAACACCGCGACACCGAGCGGGACTTCCAGCACTATGTGCCCGAACCGGTGCGCGTCGACGGGGCCGAGATCAGGGTCTTCCTCGGCGCCCTCGGCGGAGCCGCCTCGCCGGTGCCGACTTTCACACCCCTGCTCGGCGCCGAAGTCGTCCTCGAACCGCGTGCGGCGCTCACGCTCTCAGTGAACCCCCGCTTCGAGCACGGTGTCCTCGTCGACCGCGGGGACGTCCGCCTGGCCGACACCCCGTTGCGTACCGCGGAGTTGGGCTACGTCCACCGCGGGACCGACGCGCTGACGCTGTCGAACGAGTCCGACGAGACCGCTCGGATGGTCCTGCTCGGCGGAACGCCGTTCGAGGAGGAGATCGTGATGTGGTGGAACTTCATCGGCCGCAGCCACGAGGACATCGTCCAGGCCCGCGCCGACTGGCAGAACCTGTCCGATCGCTTCGGCGCGGTCGACGGATACCCGGGGGAGCGTCTCGCCGCGCCGGTCCTGCCGAACGCCGTCATCACGCCGCGCGGGAACCCACCCCGGGACTGA
- a CDS encoding GNAT family N-acetyltransferase, protein MSQSSAAPIVERADARHRYEIFVDGERAGLTAYRDHDDQRVFYHTEIDDTHAGQGLAAQLVQQALTDVRDLGKRIVPVCPYVANYLKKHEEFGDITDPVTPGIQRWLKAELG, encoded by the coding sequence ATGAGCCAGTCCTCCGCCGCTCCGATCGTCGAGCGGGCAGACGCAAGGCACCGTTACGAGATCTTTGTCGACGGCGAGCGCGCGGGCCTGACCGCGTACCGCGACCACGATGACCAGCGGGTCTTCTACCACACGGAAATCGATGACACCCATGCCGGTCAGGGCCTGGCCGCGCAACTGGTCCAGCAGGCGCTCACCGATGTCCGCGACCTGGGAAAGCGAATCGTGCCCGTGTGCCCCTACGTGGCCAACTACCTGAAGAAGCATGAGGAGTTCGGCGACATCACCGACCCGGTGACGCCCGGCATACAGCGGTGGCTGAAGGCGGAACTGGGCTGA